A window from Deinococcus aquiradiocola encodes these proteins:
- a CDS encoding MDR family MFS transporter, with protein MTTQTPTPATPTAPGTTAQAAPHAGPQFTRQEKLFTMIGTLLGLLLAALDQTIVSTAGPQIQKDLQIDPSLYTWITTSYLVASTVMVPIYGKLSDLFGRKVILIFGVVVFLLGSLLCGFSGEPFMGNLLGGGTGQLIAFRAVQGFGSAALFTTAFAVISDLYPPSERGRYTGLFGAVFGISSVLGPLIGGYFTDHLTWHWVFYVNLPVGAVALAFIITRMPALKHLYGQAEARPRLDLLGAFWLIVAVVPLLLALSLGKSFLTPGETGFLWGSWQILGMFALAVLGACAFLLTERRAHDPLMSLALFQNRVFSVGSAATFLLGMAFLGPIIFLPLFMVNVVGLNATNSGLTLTPLVLGLVAGNVLSGQLVTRIGRYKGIMLASLVLLMAAFLIMGLTLKVDASQASVTWKMILIGLGLGPSIPLYTLAIQNAADPRLTGQVTSAVTFFRNLGQVVGVAVLGTIFANTLSTQVNVARSDASASLPAQMRAQFTALGSSSSASEGSSTSNFSVSTLKNSVNRTLDAQEATITRALQDNDPASVQALLKDPRTPQQLRTVLAAGGIDRQVNAGFQQVLAQVTTAVRSGQPAAMTALAATSALPAPLRTQLASIPPQAITTTQGQDAVLTRVRTALAAAERQASTQARTQAVRSATSAIETNRPAVLHAIDVFGAGFKAALTDAITQVFRYGLIAVILGFLATIFLPQLPLRRRAGAAPALE; from the coding sequence ATGACCACCCAGACGCCCACCCCGGCGACGCCCACCGCACCCGGCACCACCGCGCAGGCCGCCCCGCACGCCGGGCCGCAGTTCACGCGGCAGGAGAAGCTCTTCACCATGATCGGCACGCTGCTCGGCCTGCTGCTCGCCGCGCTCGACCAGACCATCGTCTCCACCGCCGGACCGCAGATCCAGAAGGACCTGCAGATCGACCCGAGCCTCTACACCTGGATCACCACCAGCTACCTCGTCGCGTCCACCGTCATGGTCCCCATCTACGGGAAGCTCTCGGACCTGTTCGGCCGCAAGGTCATCCTGATCTTCGGCGTGGTCGTGTTCCTGCTCGGGTCGCTGCTGTGCGGCTTCTCCGGCGAGCCGTTCATGGGCAACCTCCTCGGCGGCGGCACCGGCCAGCTCATCGCGTTCCGGGCCGTGCAGGGCTTCGGCAGCGCCGCCCTCTTCACGACGGCCTTCGCCGTCATCTCCGACCTGTACCCGCCCAGCGAACGCGGGCGGTACACCGGCCTCTTCGGCGCGGTGTTCGGCATCTCCAGCGTCCTCGGGCCGCTCATCGGCGGGTACTTCACCGACCACCTCACGTGGCACTGGGTCTTCTACGTCAACCTCCCGGTCGGCGCCGTCGCGCTCGCCTTCATCATCACGCGCATGCCCGCCCTGAAGCACCTGTACGGCCAGGCGGAAGCGCGCCCGCGCCTCGACCTGCTCGGCGCGTTCTGGCTGATCGTGGCCGTCGTGCCGCTCCTGCTGGCCCTCAGCCTCGGCAAGTCCTTCCTGACGCCCGGCGAGACCGGCTTCCTCTGGGGCTCCTGGCAGATCCTCGGCATGTTCGCGCTCGCCGTGCTCGGCGCCTGCGCCTTCCTGCTCACCGAGCGGCGCGCGCACGACCCGCTCATGAGCCTCGCCCTCTTCCAGAACCGCGTCTTCTCCGTCGGCTCCGCCGCGACCTTCCTGCTCGGCATGGCGTTCCTCGGCCCGATCATCTTCCTGCCGCTCTTCATGGTGAACGTCGTGGGCCTCAACGCCACGAACTCCGGCCTGACCCTCACGCCGCTCGTGCTGGGCCTCGTCGCCGGGAACGTCCTCAGCGGCCAGCTCGTCACCCGCATCGGCCGGTACAAGGGCATCATGCTCGCCAGCCTGGTGCTGCTCATGGCGGCCTTCCTGATCATGGGCCTCACCCTGAAGGTCGACGCCTCACAGGCGTCCGTCACCTGGAAGATGATCCTGATCGGCCTGGGCCTCGGCCCGTCCATCCCGCTGTACACGCTCGCCATCCAGAACGCCGCCGACCCGCGCCTCACCGGACAGGTCACGTCCGCCGTCACCTTCTTCCGCAACCTCGGCCAGGTGGTCGGCGTCGCGGTCCTCGGCACCATCTTCGCCAACACCCTCAGCACCCAGGTGAACGTCGCCCGCAGCGACGCCAGCGCCTCCCTGCCCGCCCAGATGCGCGCCCAGTTCACCGCGCTCGGCAGCAGCAGCAGCGCCAGCGAAGGCAGCAGCACCAGCAACTTCAGCGTCAGCACCCTCAAGAACAGCGTGAACCGCACCCTCGACGCGCAGGAAGCCACGATCACCCGCGCCCTGCAGGACAACGATCCCGCCAGCGTCCAGGCCCTCCTGAAGGACCCCCGGACCCCGCAGCAGCTGCGCACCGTCCTCGCCGCCGGAGGCATCGACCGGCAGGTGAACGCCGGATTCCAGCAGGTGCTCGCACAGGTGACGACTGCCGTCAGAAGCGGCCAGCCCGCCGCCATGACGGCCCTCGCCGCAACCTCCGCCCTGCCCGCCCCGCTCCGCACGCAGCTCGCCAGCATCCCCCCGCAGGCCATCACGACCACGCAGGGACAGGACGCCGTCCTCACCCGCGTCCGCACGGCCCTCGCCGCCGCAGAACGCCAGGCGAGCACGCAGGCCCGCACGCAGGCCGTCCGCAGCGCCACCAGCGCCATCGAAACGAACCGGCCCGCCGTGCTGCACGCCATCGACGTGTTCGGCGCGGGCTTCAAGGCCGCCCTCACCGACGCGATCACACAGGTGTTCCGCTACGGCCTGATCGCCGTGATCCTCGGCTTCCTCGCCACCATCTTCCTGCCGCAGCTGCCGCTCCGCAGACGCGCCGGCGCCGCCCCCGCCCTGGAATGA
- a CDS encoding (2Fe-2S)-binding protein — MNPKEPDQYSQAGLPTWEQPVRPEPASVTGTPAPSGPVDPSRRTFVAGSAALGAATLLTRPAAAQASDETAPALVAVTLRVNGVARSLQLDPRTSLLDTLREHLGLTGTKKTCNQGACGACTVHVDGVRINSCLTLAVMHDGQAVTTVEGLSQGDALHPMQAAFIAHDGFQCGYCTSGQIMSGVACIREGHAGSEAEIREWMSGNLCRCGCYNGILAAVKDVKENHAGV, encoded by the coding sequence ATGAATCCAAAAGAACCCGATCAGTATTCACAGGCCGGACTCCCGACGTGGGAGCAGCCGGTGCGTCCGGAACCGGCGTCCGTGACCGGAACACCGGCCCCTTCTGGTCCTGTCGACCCTTCGCGCCGCACCTTCGTGGCCGGGAGCGCGGCGCTGGGCGCGGCCACGCTCCTCACCCGCCCGGCTGCCGCTCAGGCGAGCGACGAGACGGCGCCCGCCCTCGTCGCGGTCACCCTCAGGGTGAACGGCGTGGCCCGCTCCCTGCAGCTCGACCCGCGCACCAGTCTGCTCGACACCCTGCGTGAGCATCTCGGTCTGACCGGCACGAAGAAGACCTGCAATCAGGGCGCCTGCGGGGCCTGCACCGTGCACGTCGATGGAGTGCGCATCAACAGCTGTCTGACGCTGGCGGTGATGCATGACGGTCAGGCCGTCACCACGGTGGAGGGCCTGTCGCAGGGAGACGCGCTGCACCCGATGCAGGCGGCCTTCATCGCGCACGACGGGTTCCAGTGCGGTTACTGCACGTCCGGGCAGATCATGTCGGGCGTGGCGTGCATCCGTGAAGGCCACGCCGGATCGGAGGCGGAGATCAGGGAATGGATGAGCGGCAACCTCTGCCGCTGCGGCTGCTACAACGGCATCCTGGCCGCCGTCAAAGACGTGAAGGAGAACCATGCGGGCGTTTGA
- a CDS encoding type II toxin-antitoxin system prevent-host-death family antitoxin, with amino-acid sequence MTAGKNHIQVGALRAQLADTLQKVERGQRIVVERHGAPIAALVPIGDYHALGHREEHMAQRIIFTNISGGEGKSFFTFHTAFALADMGYRVAVIDGDPQASLTKRLGLHDDPNSAALRADHTILRAFEQDDGDIQLPDPVRTGNLDVWPANRHLLEADSKISADLSRIGNLHDALLTLEDRYDFILLDSKPGVSPLLTAVTAAAEHVIVPVSADKGMENLDELARLLRTAKKFNSRVGIRLFVPNRVRSTNLSRRVMERLTSYSQIAPLSPAVRESTVGGEAEDARLGVTRFAPKSPLAGDLRQMVDALLQAIGSGAPVPSSAPAGGQG; translated from the coding sequence ATGACCGCCGGCAAGAACCACATTCAGGTGGGCGCACTGCGCGCCCAGCTGGCGGACACCCTGCAGAAGGTCGAACGCGGGCAGCGCATCGTCGTGGAACGCCACGGCGCGCCCATCGCGGCGCTCGTCCCCATCGGGGACTACCACGCGCTCGGACACCGGGAGGAACACATGGCACAGCGGATCATCTTCACCAACATCAGCGGAGGGGAAGGCAAGAGCTTCTTCACCTTCCACACCGCCTTCGCCCTGGCGGACATGGGCTACCGGGTCGCGGTGATCGACGGTGACCCGCAGGCCTCCCTCACCAAACGCCTCGGCCTGCACGACGACCCCAACAGTGCCGCCCTTCGCGCCGACCACACCATCCTGCGCGCCTTCGAGCAGGACGACGGCGACATCCAGCTGCCCGACCCGGTCCGGACCGGGAACCTCGACGTGTGGCCCGCCAACCGGCACCTGCTCGAAGCGGACAGCAAGATCAGCGCCGACCTGTCGCGCATCGGGAACCTGCACGACGCCCTCCTGACGCTCGAAGACCGCTACGATTTCATCCTGCTCGACTCCAAACCCGGCGTCTCCCCCCTCCTGACCGCCGTCACCGCCGCCGCCGAGCACGTGATCGTGCCGGTGTCGGCCGACAAGGGCATGGAGAACCTCGACGAGCTCGCGCGCCTGCTGCGCACCGCCAAAAAATTCAACTCGCGCGTCGGCATCCGCCTCTTCGTGCCGAACCGCGTGCGCAGCACCAACCTCAGCCGCCGCGTCATGGAGCGCCTGACCAGCTACTCGCAGATCGCGCCGCTCTCCCCCGCCGTGCGCGAAAGCACCGTCGGCGGCGAGGCCGAAGACGCCCGCCTCGGCGTGACGCGCTTCGCACCGAAAAGCCCGCTCGCCGGGGACCTGCGCCAGATGGTGGACGCCCTGCTGCAGGCGATCGGCAGTGGCGCGCCCGTCCCGTCCAGCGCGCCCGCCGGGGGGCAGGGATGA
- a CDS encoding DUF4384 domain-containing protein, translated as MKSWLASAPLTFVLMACGSDRPAVQPSTPPTVTLALPASTLRAGDNFALTTSVDRTSAYLYLYSVDPAGQIQQLLPNRTGSATKPLPEQPFLVEAGQTIAFPSKDARFSVFVEGPPGTSTLVAFASVQPLNLDALRTYPSTSDTFAQMNIAGFNALSEGLKMAADALPGNLYAQTTAAFTVVK; from the coding sequence ATGAAATCATGGCTCGCCAGTGCACCGTTGACGTTCGTCCTGATGGCCTGTGGCTCGGATCGACCAGCTGTTCAACCATCGACGCCGCCGACCGTGACGCTGGCCCTCCCGGCAAGCACGCTCAGAGCAGGCGACAACTTCGCCCTGACCACCAGCGTGGACAGGACAAGCGCGTATCTCTACCTGTACTCGGTGGATCCGGCGGGTCAGATCCAGCAGCTGCTGCCCAATCGCACGGGTTCCGCGACCAAACCGCTGCCAGAGCAGCCTTTCCTGGTCGAGGCCGGACAGACCATTGCCTTTCCTTCGAAAGACGCTCGGTTCTCTGTCTTCGTTGAGGGCCCTCCGGGCACGTCCACGCTGGTGGCATTCGCCAGTGTCCAGCCGCTCAATCTGGACGCTCTGCGGACGTATCCTTCGACCAGCGATACCTTCGCTCAGATGAACATCGCCGGGTTCAATGCATTGAGTGAGGGTCTCAAGATGGCGGCCGACGCACTGCCTGGAAATCTTTATGCCCAGACAACCGCCGCGTTCACTGTTGTGAAGTAG
- a CDS encoding transposase, whose amino-acid sequence MNAGTFTEEQIVALLQNAQKGEKTVEELCRDLGCSTASCSTWKKRYGDAGVAKARRLRQLERGNDRLLKIVDQQRLEIACARQLGHPTPPVPGSTCGGQAAYRTCGWPSTSRPCSWRSRASLRGSNKPWSALPWTLRRWNSN is encoded by the coding sequence CTGAACGCAGGAACCTTTACCGAAGAGCAGATCGTTGCTCTCCTCCAGAACGCTCAGAAGGGCGAAAAAACCGTGGAGGAGCTCTGCCGCGACCTCGGATGCAGCACCGCGTCCTGCTCCACCTGGAAGAAGCGTTACGGCGACGCTGGCGTCGCCAAAGCCAGACGGCTGAGACAGCTGGAACGCGGAAACGACCGTCTCCTCAAAATAGTTGACCAGCAGCGTCTCGAGATTGCGTGCGCTCGCCAACTGGGCCATCCCACACCGCCTGTGCCCGGATCGACCTGTGGCGGGCAGGCGGCATACCGGACCTGCGGGTGGCCGTCAACGTCTCGCCCCTGCAGCTGGCGCAGCCGGGCTTCGCTGCGAGGGTCCAACAAGCCGTGGAGCGCGCTTCCCTGGACCCTGCGGCGTTGGAACTCAAACTGA
- a CDS encoding xanthine dehydrogenase family protein molybdopterin-binding subunit — MTGPSSGPAVGRPIARIEGRAKVTGRARFAAEYPIRGVVHAVPVLSTVSSGRIGTIDTAEAEAMPGVLKVLTHLNAPKLPYLQRKDKPATDPSVGEPFRPLRSDVIRFDRQYVALVVATTLEQAEAAAAKVQVTYLGTGGVSTFDSALPGAHQPTEGKTSAPYRRGRPEAAFEAAAVRIDQRFIMPAEHHNPLEPHATIAVWNGNKLTLYDKSQWVQNVQRHAALAFGVPYANVRVLSPFMGGGFGSALRAWPHIDLVAMAAKVVGRPVKLSLSREAMYGTVGFRPETRMRVRLGADRSGRINALMHEAWAQTSTYEEFTENTLGATRLMYDVPNLSTTYRMVPMNISTPTYMRGPGEVTGMFALESALDELAVALDIDPVELRLKNEPPVDPESGLPWSVRSYTQALRLGAERFGWSRRTPAARSMTDGGLLIGMGMAGATYPGNRNPASARVVMNIDGTVTVQSAGTDIGPGTYTSMAQVAADAVGVDVGQVKVELADSQLPYSFAQGGSALFASLSPAVREAGRQVSRQLAELAVADRNSPLYGTPLAALTVRSGRVFVTSDTARSDTFAALLRRAQRTLDARVTSSPAAGPPTHSIHSFGAHFVELSVDPDVFEIRVRRMVSAYGVGRVVNPRTAHSQAVGGMIGGVGMALLEHTDRDLRLGRHMNANLSEYLIAVHADIPVLEPFYLEEVDPHIGPLGAKGLGELPIVGVAAAISNAVYHATGTRIRELPITLDKLLQAQA; from the coding sequence GTGACCGGGCCTTCTTCCGGCCCGGCCGTCGGTCGTCCCATCGCCCGGATCGAGGGGCGCGCCAAGGTCACGGGGCGCGCGCGGTTCGCGGCCGAGTATCCGATTCGCGGAGTGGTGCATGCCGTTCCGGTTCTCAGCACGGTGTCCAGCGGGCGGATCGGGACCATCGATACGGCCGAGGCTGAAGCGATGCCGGGCGTCCTGAAGGTCCTGACGCACCTCAACGCGCCGAAACTGCCGTACCTTCAGCGCAAAGACAAGCCGGCCACCGATCCCAGCGTGGGCGAACCGTTCCGGCCGCTCCGCAGCGACGTGATCCGTTTCGACCGCCAGTACGTGGCCCTGGTGGTGGCGACCACGCTGGAACAGGCGGAAGCGGCGGCCGCGAAGGTCCAGGTGACCTATCTGGGAACGGGCGGCGTCTCGACCTTCGACAGTGCGCTGCCCGGGGCGCACCAGCCGACCGAGGGGAAAACGTCCGCTCCGTACCGGCGTGGGCGTCCGGAGGCCGCCTTCGAGGCCGCCGCCGTCAGGATCGACCAGCGGTTCATCATGCCCGCCGAGCACCACAATCCGCTCGAACCGCACGCCACCATCGCCGTCTGGAACGGCAACAAACTCACGCTCTACGACAAGAGTCAGTGGGTGCAGAACGTGCAGCGGCACGCGGCGCTGGCGTTCGGCGTCCCGTACGCCAACGTGCGGGTGCTCTCCCCGTTCATGGGCGGCGGGTTCGGCTCGGCCCTGCGCGCCTGGCCGCACATCGACCTGGTCGCGATGGCCGCGAAGGTGGTCGGCAGGCCCGTCAAGCTGTCGCTGAGCCGGGAAGCGATGTACGGCACGGTCGGCTTCCGCCCGGAAACCCGGATGCGCGTGCGGCTCGGCGCTGACCGCAGCGGCAGGATCAACGCCCTGATGCACGAGGCCTGGGCGCAGACCTCCACCTACGAGGAGTTCACCGAGAACACCCTCGGCGCCACCCGCCTGATGTACGACGTGCCTAACCTGTCCACCACCTACCGGATGGTGCCGATGAACATCTCGACGCCCACCTACATGCGCGGACCTGGCGAGGTGACCGGCATGTTCGCCCTGGAAAGCGCGCTGGATGAACTCGCCGTGGCGCTCGACATCGACCCGGTCGAGCTGCGCCTGAAGAACGAGCCGCCGGTGGATCCCGAGAGCGGGCTGCCGTGGTCGGTCCGGTCGTACACGCAGGCCCTGCGCCTGGGCGCCGAGCGCTTCGGCTGGTCCAGGCGCACCCCGGCGGCCCGGTCCATGACGGACGGAGGCCTGCTGATCGGCATGGGCATGGCCGGGGCGACCTACCCCGGCAACCGGAACCCGGCGAGCGCCCGCGTCGTCATGAACATCGACGGGACCGTGACCGTGCAGAGCGCCGGCACCGACATCGGCCCCGGCACGTACACCAGCATGGCGCAGGTGGCGGCCGACGCGGTGGGCGTGGACGTCGGGCAGGTCAAGGTCGAGCTGGCCGACTCGCAGCTGCCGTACTCGTTCGCTCAGGGCGGCTCGGCGTTGTTCGCCAGCCTGAGTCCCGCCGTTCGTGAGGCCGGGAGACAGGTGAGCCGTCAGCTCGCCGAGCTGGCCGTGGCCGACCGGAACTCACCGCTGTACGGGACGCCGCTGGCCGCGCTGACCGTCCGGTCCGGCCGGGTGTTCGTGACGAGCGACACTGCCCGCTCCGACACCTTCGCGGCGCTGCTGAGGCGCGCCCAGCGGACCCTCGACGCCCGGGTGACAAGCTCGCCGGCCGCCGGACCGCCCACCCACTCCATCCACTCTTTCGGCGCTCACTTCGTCGAGCTGAGCGTCGATCCGGACGTCTTCGAGATCCGCGTCCGGCGGATGGTCTCCGCCTACGGCGTGGGCCGCGTGGTGAACCCGCGCACCGCGCACAGTCAGGCGGTCGGCGGCATGATCGGCGGGGTGGGCATGGCGCTGCTGGAGCACACCGACCGCGACCTCAGGCTGGGACGGCACATGAACGCGAACCTGTCCGAGTATCTGATTGCGGTGCATGCGGACATCCCGGTGCTGGAGCCTTTCTACCTGGAGGAGGTCGACCCGCACATCGGGCCACTCGGGGCCAAGGGCCTGGGTGAACTGCCGATCGTGGGCGTGGCCGCCGCCATCTCGAACGCGGTGTATCACGCGACCGGAACGCGAATCCGTGAGCTTCCCATCACCCTCGACAAGCTGCTGCAGGCACAGGCCTGA
- a CDS encoding (R)-mandelonitrile lyase, with product MDIKRAGSQSSQRGPADWFTGTVRIDPLFSGPEPARAAGNTVTFEPGARTAWHTHPLGQTLIVLSGAGRVQREDGPVEEIRPGDVVWFAPGEKHWHGAAPTTAMTHIAIQESLDGRAVEWLEHVTDEQYGTTGGS from the coding sequence ATGGACATCAAACGCGCAGGCAGCCAATCCTCACAGCGGGGACCCGCCGACTGGTTCACTGGAACCGTCCGTATCGACCCGCTCTTTTCTGGCCCTGAGCCTGCCCGCGCGGCCGGAAACACCGTCACCTTCGAGCCGGGCGCGCGCACCGCCTGGCACACCCACCCGCTGGGTCAGACCCTGATCGTGCTGTCCGGTGCGGGCCGGGTGCAGCGCGAAGATGGTCCTGTTGAGGAGATCAGACCCGGTGACGTCGTGTGGTTCGCGCCCGGGGAGAAGCACTGGCACGGCGCCGCGCCGACCACGGCCATGACGCACATCGCCATTCAGGAATCCCTGGACGGCAGGGCGGTGGAGTGGCTGGAGCACGTGACCGACGAGCAGTACGGGACGACCGGGGGTTCATGA
- a CDS encoding DUF1801 domain-containing protein, producing the protein MTRNDLPGQDSQILHPEENQPVTASERIDARIADLGDWRGETLAAVRALIRRALPDVQEEWKWGVPVWSQSGVLCTGETYRSAVKLTFAHGASLPDPTGLFNASLEGRVRRAIDLPQGALQDGQLPDADAFMALMQHAAAHNLSRRPVRAARPNR; encoded by the coding sequence ATGACCCGCAACGACCTGCCCGGCCAGGACAGCCAGATCCTCCACCCAGAGGAGAATCAGCCTGTCACCGCCTCCGAACGCATCGACGCCCGGATCGCGGACCTGGGCGACTGGCGCGGCGAGACGCTCGCTGCCGTCCGCGCCCTGATCCGCCGCGCCCTGCCGGACGTGCAGGAGGAGTGGAAGTGGGGCGTGCCCGTCTGGTCGCAGAGCGGCGTGCTGTGCACCGGCGAGACGTACCGCAGCGCCGTCAAGCTCACCTTCGCGCACGGCGCCTCACTGCCCGACCCCACCGGGCTCTTCAACGCCAGCCTCGAAGGCCGCGTGCGCCGCGCGATCGACCTGCCGCAGGGCGCCCTGCAGGACGGACAGCTGCCGGACGCCGACGCCTTCATGGCCCTGATGCAGCATGCCGCCGCGCACAACCTCAGTCGGCGTCCCGTCCGCGCCGCCCGCCCGAACCGCTGA
- a CDS encoding FAD binding domain-containing protein — protein sequence MRAFEFSRTKTAGDAVMMATAQPEAKFIAGGTNLVDLMRINVEAPAQVIDINALPLKGVSALPGGGIRIGALARMSEVAQHPLVLSGFPALSQALLLSASPQLRNKASVGGNLLQRTRCPYFRDVALPCNKREPGSGCSAIGGENRMQAVLGTSDACIATYAGDMAVAMSALDAVVRIRGPKGDRTVNLVEFHLTPGTTPDVETVLQHGELILAVDLPAAPHAVSSLYLKVRDRASYEFALTSAAVGMNVQAGRVVSARVALGGIGTRPWRSPEAEAALVGQPVSEATFAAAARAALTGARPQSQNAFKIPLAQRTLVKALRQLAGVTA from the coding sequence ATGCGGGCGTTTGAGTTCAGCCGGACGAAGACGGCCGGTGACGCGGTGATGATGGCGACGGCGCAGCCGGAAGCGAAGTTCATCGCGGGCGGCACCAACCTGGTCGACCTGATGCGCATCAACGTCGAGGCGCCGGCACAGGTGATCGACATCAATGCCCTTCCGCTGAAGGGTGTCTCGGCGCTCCCGGGCGGCGGCATCCGGATCGGTGCGCTGGCCCGCATGAGCGAGGTGGCGCAGCATCCGCTGGTGCTGAGCGGCTTTCCGGCCCTGTCGCAGGCGCTGCTCCTGAGTGCTTCGCCGCAGCTGCGGAACAAGGCCAGCGTCGGCGGTAACCTGCTGCAGCGCACCCGCTGCCCGTACTTCCGCGATGTGGCGCTGCCCTGCAACAAACGCGAGCCGGGATCAGGCTGCTCGGCCATCGGCGGTGAGAACCGCATGCAGGCCGTGCTCGGAACCAGTGACGCCTGCATCGCCACCTATGCCGGTGACATGGCGGTGGCGATGTCGGCGCTCGACGCGGTGGTCCGGATTCGTGGACCGAAAGGGGACCGTACGGTGAACCTCGTGGAGTTCCACCTGACGCCCGGAACCACACCGGACGTCGAGACCGTCCTGCAGCACGGCGAGCTGATCCTGGCCGTCGATCTGCCGGCCGCGCCTCACGCCGTGAGCTCGCTGTACCTGAAGGTCCGTGACCGGGCGTCCTACGAGTTCGCACTCACCTCGGCCGCTGTCGGCATGAACGTTCAGGCGGGGCGGGTCGTCTCGGCGCGCGTCGCCCTGGGCGGCATCGGGACCAGGCCCTGGCGTTCTCCCGAAGCCGAGGCTGCGCTCGTCGGGCAGCCGGTCTCCGAGGCGACCTTCGCGGCCGCTGCGAGGGCCGCGCTGACCGGCGCGAGACCCCAGAGTCAGAATGCCTTCAAGATCCCGCTGGCGCAGCGGACCCTCGTCAAGGCGCTGCGGCAGCTTGCCGGGGTGACGGCGTGA
- a CDS encoding MarR family winged helix-turn-helix transcriptional regulator, protein MKEPPQDPLHPDTSPPSNPVISELMTAWWDLTQAMKLHVAPMLAREHDLEFKDFVGLSAIEAGANYPSLIAARTALTPSAVSRLVDDLARAQLIERRLDEQDSRRVQLNLTPRGEAVLTAARSTMHQLLQQGLTSLDSAQVHLFARTLQHLAVTVRQPPTPPATPEETP, encoded by the coding sequence GTGAAAGAACCTCCGCAGGATCCACTCCACCCCGACACCTCACCGCCCAGCAACCCCGTCATCTCCGAACTGATGACCGCCTGGTGGGACCTCACCCAGGCCATGAAACTCCACGTCGCGCCCATGCTCGCCCGCGAACACGACCTGGAATTCAAGGACTTCGTCGGCCTGAGCGCCATCGAGGCCGGCGCGAACTACCCCAGCCTCATCGCCGCCCGGACCGCCCTCACCCCCAGCGCCGTCTCCCGCCTCGTCGACGACCTCGCCCGAGCCCAGCTGATCGAACGCCGCCTCGACGAGCAGGACTCACGCCGCGTCCAGCTGAACCTCACCCCGCGCGGCGAGGCCGTCCTCACCGCCGCGCGCAGCACCATGCACCAGCTGCTCCAGCAGGGCCTCACCTCCCTCGACAGCGCGCAGGTGCACCTCTTCGCCCGCACCCTGCAGCACCTTGCCGTCACCGTGCGCCAGCCGCCCACCCCACCCGCCACGCCCGAGGAGACCCCATGA
- a CDS encoding ParB/RepB/Spo0J family partition protein, whose amino-acid sequence MTGRAHTNPAMLMGMLDEQPTEVERSSIRILPDFNPRLPLPGEADPFSDDALADLTASIAEQGILQPILVRPAARGTYELIAGERRYRAAGLAGLQTVPVLVRELTDEQARLAALTENGQRRALPYAQEALLGMRDIARLTGSDMNAVPALLNRLKNGADDEHGVARYLQVTFGETVSTWAQRRALVLKLTPDEHRALNAREVTLSTVQPLTRLGTRPERAKLLQQAIRGELTADAVAARVQDLLKPLPARQQTVPVDRLRRALPDLGRLKGQDAKRADALIQELLSLLPQDS is encoded by the coding sequence ATGACCGGCCGCGCCCACACCAACCCCGCCATGCTGATGGGGATGCTCGACGAACAGCCGACCGAGGTCGAACGCAGCAGCATCCGGATCCTGCCGGACTTCAACCCGCGCCTTCCGCTGCCGGGTGAAGCGGACCCCTTCAGTGACGACGCGCTCGCGGACCTGACGGCCAGCATCGCCGAGCAGGGCATCCTGCAGCCGATCCTCGTGCGGCCCGCCGCGCGCGGCACGTACGAACTCATCGCCGGGGAACGCCGCTACCGCGCCGCCGGACTCGCGGGCCTGCAGACGGTCCCGGTCCTCGTCCGGGAACTCACGGACGAGCAGGCGCGCCTCGCGGCCCTCACCGAGAACGGTCAGCGCCGCGCCCTCCCCTACGCGCAGGAGGCGCTGCTCGGCATGCGCGACATCGCCCGCCTGACCGGCAGCGACATGAACGCCGTGCCCGCCCTGCTCAACCGCCTCAAGAACGGCGCGGACGACGAGCACGGCGTCGCCCGTTACCTGCAGGTCACCTTCGGCGAGACCGTGAGCACCTGGGCACAACGCCGGGCGCTCGTGCTGAAGCTCACGCCGGACGAGCACCGCGCCCTGAACGCCCGCGAGGTCACGCTGAGCACCGTGCAGCCCCTCACCCGCCTCGGCACCCGTCCCGAACGCGCCAAACTGCTGCAGCAGGCGATCCGCGGCGAACTGACCGCCGACGCTGTCGCCGCCCGCGTCCAGGACCTCCTGAAGCCCCTGCCGGCACGCCAGCAGACCGTGCCGGTCGACCGCCTGCGCCGGGCCCTCCCGGACCTCGGACGCCTCAAGGGACAGGACGCGAAGCGGGCCGACGCGCTCATTCAGGAACTGCTGAGCCTGCTCCCACAGGACAGCTGA